A portion of the Nitratidesulfovibrio termitidis HI1 genome contains these proteins:
- a CDS encoding sigma-54-dependent transcriptional regulator translates to MPTILVIDDDVQVCETIASLLARLHYACETAHTLEEGLRKLETADVDVVFLDVRLPDGNGLDALPRIRLSPSRPEVIILTGEGDPDGAELAIQGGVWDYLVKPSPIKQTTLTLHRALQYREEKLSRGDAAAVALDLDGVVGTSPSMRQCFDLVAHAASSDANVLVTGETGTGKELFARTIHRNSTRRAGSFVVVDCAALTESLVESTLFGHRKGAFTSALTDRDGLVKLADGGTLFLDEVGEMPLSIQRSFLRFLQERTFRPVGGTQEIKSDFRLISATNRDLDAMVERGDFRKDLLFRLKTVHVELPPLRSRPEDLKPLAIYHVNRLCEQYGVPHKGFSPDFFHQLAQYDWPGNVRELYNVLERSFVISGLESVLYALHLPQDVRIKITRAAIARPATGEGGIGSESATTPSAADGNGDGSGGAQDMVPPAKRADGLHGPDAAFTSPLPPLKGFKRLMERKYLEILIGQAGGNLQEMLDVSGLSRSHFYALLKKNNMSL, encoded by the coding sequence GTGCCCACCATCCTCGTCATCGACGACGACGTCCAGGTCTGCGAGACCATCGCCAGCCTGCTGGCCCGCCTGCACTACGCCTGCGAAACGGCCCACACCCTGGAGGAAGGGCTGCGCAAGCTGGAAACAGCAGACGTGGACGTGGTGTTCCTGGACGTGCGCCTGCCCGACGGCAACGGGCTGGACGCGCTGCCGCGCATCCGGCTTTCGCCGTCGCGGCCCGAGGTCATCATCCTGACCGGCGAGGGCGACCCCGACGGCGCGGAACTGGCCATCCAGGGCGGCGTATGGGACTACCTGGTCAAGCCATCGCCCATCAAGCAGACCACCCTCACCCTGCACCGCGCCCTGCAATACCGCGAGGAAAAGCTGTCGCGCGGCGATGCCGCCGCCGTGGCGCTGGACCTGGACGGCGTGGTGGGCACCAGCCCCTCCATGCGCCAGTGTTTCGACCTGGTGGCGCATGCCGCCTCGTCCGACGCCAACGTGCTGGTCACCGGCGAAACGGGCACCGGCAAGGAACTTTTCGCCCGCACCATCCACCGCAACAGCACCCGCCGCGCGGGCAGCTTCGTGGTGGTGGACTGCGCCGCGCTGACCGAAAGCCTGGTGGAATCCACCCTGTTCGGGCACCGCAAGGGGGCCTTCACCAGCGCCCTCACCGACCGCGACGGCCTGGTCAAGCTGGCCGACGGCGGCACCCTGTTTCTGGACGAAGTGGGCGAGATGCCCCTGTCCATCCAGCGTTCGTTCCTGCGCTTTCTGCAGGAACGCACCTTCCGCCCCGTGGGCGGCACCCAGGAAATCAAGAGCGACTTCCGGCTCATTTCCGCCACCAACCGCGACCTGGACGCCATGGTGGAGCGCGGCGACTTCCGCAAGGACCTGCTGTTCCGGCTGAAAACCGTGCATGTGGAACTGCCCCCGCTGCGCAGCCGCCCGGAAGACCTGAAGCCCCTGGCCATCTATCATGTGAACCGGCTGTGCGAGCAGTACGGGGTGCCCCACAAGGGCTTTTCCCCCGACTTCTTTCACCAGCTGGCCCAGTACGACTGGCCCGGCAACGTGCGCGAACTGTACAACGTGCTGGAGCGCTCGTTCGTCATTTCCGGGCTTGAAAGCGTGCTGTACGCGCTGCACCTGCCCCAGGACGTCCGCATCAAGATCACCCGCGCCGCCATCGCCCGCCCCGCCACGGGCGAAGGCGGCATAGGAAGCGAATCCGCCACCACACCCTCCGCCGCCGACGGCAACGGCGACGGTTCCGGCGGTGCTCAGGACATGGTGCCGCCGGCCAAACGCGCCGACGGCCTGCATGGACCGGATGCCGCCTTCACCAGCCCCTTGCCGCCGCTCAAGGGCTTCAAGCGTCTCATGGAGCGCAAGTACCTTGAAATCCTCATCGGGCAGGCCGGCGGAAACCTGCAGGAGATGCTGGACGTCTCCGGCCTGTCCCGCTCGCACTTCTATGCCCTGCTGAAAAAGAATAATATGTCACTGTAG
- the nifJ gene encoding pyruvate:ferredoxin (flavodoxin) oxidoreductase, with the protein MAKKMKTMDGNTAAAYVAYALSDTAAIYPITPSSNMGESADEWAAQGKKNLFGQTVSVRQLQSEAGAAGAVHGSLAAGALTATFTASQGLLLMIPNMYKIAGELLPGVFHVSARALASHALSIFGDHQDVMAARQTGFAFLNSNSVQEAMDMALVAHLAAIESSVPFCHFFDGFRTSHELQKIEVIDYDDMKKAVNWEKVEAFRQNAMNPEHPHIRGTAQNPDIYFQAREACNSFYNAVPGIVSNYMKKVGEITGRSYKLFDYVGHPEAERVIIAMGSACETIEEVVNFLNAKGERVGLIKVRLYRPFSIDHMLSVLPATADTITVLDRTKEPGSLGEPLYLDVCTAFMERGEMPKLLAGRYGLGSKEFTPAMAKAVYDNMKVVGPKNHFTVGIIDDVTDTSLEVIEGVDTVPTGTVQCKFFGLGADGTVGANKQAIKIIGDNTGMYAQGYFAYDSKKSGGFTVSHLRFGNSPIQSTYLVNSADYIACHKSAYVHQYDVLDGIKTGGTFVLNSHWNSVEDMEKELPASMLRTIARKKLKFYNVDAVKVATEVGLGGRINMIMQTAFFKLSSVIPFEQAVALLKDSIHKAYGKKGEKIVAMNVAAVDKAIEAVTEIKYPESWATAADAAAVASADPDFITNVVRPILAQQGDKLPVSAFEPDGLFPVGTAAFEKRGVAINVPEWLSENCIQCNQCSFVCPHAAIRPILASDEELAGAPASFVAIEAKGKELNGLKYRMQVYAQDCMGCGSCADVCPAKNKALVMKPIETQMADQVANLAYADANVAIKDSLMARDSLKGSQFQQPLMEFSGACAGCGETPYVKLLTQMFGERMVVANATGCSSIWGASAPTTPYTTNKDGHGPAWGNSLFEDAAEFGFGMSMAYTQRRAKLADVVAEALTLDIDAELKAALKGWLDNKDDADGSKKFGEEILGLLGGADDHPLLDELWHMSDLFTKKSVWIFGGDGWAYDIGYGGVDHVLASGEDINILVMDTEVYSNTGGQASKATPLGSIAKFAASGKKTGKKDLGRMAMTYGYVYVACVSMGANKQQVLKAFKEAEAYKGPSLIIAYAPCINQGLRKGMGKSMEEAKMAVESGYWPLYRFNPELAEEGKNPFVLESKAPNGTMQEFMAGETRYAALEKIAPEESKRLRAAIEKEYNERFLLLKQISEAPAVTAPAGEPVTVGNGDSGFCAVTETPEHARRKGGEACDDGRAAE; encoded by the coding sequence ATGGCCAAGAAAATGAAGACCATGGACGGCAACACCGCTGCTGCGTACGTCGCCTACGCGCTCAGCGACACCGCCGCCATCTACCCCATCACCCCTTCGTCCAACATGGGTGAATCGGCGGACGAATGGGCCGCCCAGGGCAAGAAGAACCTTTTCGGGCAGACGGTGTCTGTCCGCCAGCTGCAGTCCGAAGCGGGCGCCGCGGGCGCCGTGCACGGCTCGCTGGCCGCCGGCGCGCTGACCGCCACCTTCACCGCCTCGCAGGGCCTCTTGCTGATGATCCCGAACATGTACAAGATCGCCGGTGAACTGCTTCCCGGCGTCTTTCATGTTTCGGCCCGCGCGCTTGCCTCGCACGCGCTGTCCATTTTCGGCGACCACCAGGACGTCATGGCCGCCCGCCAGACCGGTTTCGCCTTCCTGAACTCCAACTCGGTGCAGGAAGCCATGGACATGGCGCTCGTCGCCCACCTGGCCGCCATCGAGTCCAGCGTGCCGTTCTGTCACTTCTTCGACGGCTTCCGCACCTCGCACGAGTTGCAGAAGATCGAAGTCATCGACTACGACGACATGAAGAAGGCCGTGAACTGGGAGAAGGTGGAAGCCTTCCGCCAGAACGCCATGAACCCGGAACACCCGCACATCCGCGGCACCGCGCAGAACCCCGACATCTACTTCCAGGCGCGTGAAGCCTGCAACTCGTTCTACAACGCCGTGCCCGGCATCGTGTCGAACTACATGAAGAAGGTCGGCGAAATCACCGGCCGTTCCTACAAGCTGTTCGACTACGTGGGTCACCCCGAAGCCGAGCGCGTGATCATCGCCATGGGTTCCGCCTGTGAAACCATCGAAGAAGTGGTCAACTTCCTGAACGCCAAGGGCGAGCGCGTGGGCCTGATCAAGGTGCGCCTGTACCGTCCGTTCTCCATCGACCACATGCTGTCGGTGCTGCCCGCCACCGCCGACACCATCACCGTGCTCGACCGCACCAAGGAACCCGGCTCGCTGGGCGAACCGCTGTACCTTGACGTGTGTACCGCCTTCATGGAGCGCGGCGAAATGCCCAAGCTCCTCGCCGGTCGCTACGGCCTGGGTTCGAAGGAATTCACCCCGGCCATGGCCAAGGCCGTGTACGACAACATGAAGGTTGTCGGCCCCAAGAACCACTTCACCGTGGGCATCATCGACGACGTCACCGACACCTCGCTGGAAGTGATCGAAGGCGTTGACACCGTGCCCACCGGCACCGTGCAGTGCAAGTTCTTCGGCCTTGGCGCCGACGGCACCGTGGGCGCCAACAAGCAGGCCATCAAGATCATCGGCGACAACACCGGCATGTACGCCCAGGGCTACTTTGCCTACGACTCCAAGAAGTCGGGCGGCTTCACCGTGTCGCACCTGCGCTTCGGCAACAGCCCCATCCAGTCCACCTACCTGGTGAACAGCGCCGACTACATCGCCTGCCACAAGTCGGCCTACGTGCACCAGTACGACGTGCTCGACGGCATCAAGACCGGCGGCACCTTCGTGCTGAACTCGCACTGGAACAGCGTGGAAGACATGGAGAAGGAACTGCCCGCCTCCATGCTGCGCACCATCGCCCGCAAGAAGCTGAAGTTCTACAACGTGGACGCCGTGAAGGTGGCCACCGAAGTGGGCCTTGGCGGCCGCATCAACATGATCATGCAGACCGCGTTCTTCAAGCTGTCCAGCGTGATCCCCTTCGAGCAGGCCGTGGCCCTGCTGAAGGACTCCATCCACAAGGCATACGGCAAGAAGGGCGAGAAGATCGTGGCCATGAACGTGGCCGCCGTTGACAAGGCCATCGAGGCCGTCACCGAGATCAAGTACCCCGAATCGTGGGCCACCGCCGCCGACGCCGCTGCCGTCGCCAGCGCCGACCCCGACTTCATCACCAACGTGGTGCGTCCCATCCTGGCCCAGCAGGGCGACAAGCTGCCGGTTTCGGCCTTCGAACCCGACGGCCTGTTCCCGGTGGGCACCGCCGCCTTCGAAAAGCGCGGCGTGGCCATCAACGTGCCCGAATGGCTGTCCGAAAACTGCATCCAGTGCAACCAGTGCTCGTTCGTGTGCCCGCACGCGGCCATCCGCCCCATCCTGGCCTCCGATGAAGAACTGGCTGGCGCGCCCGCCTCGTTCGTGGCCATCGAAGCCAAGGGCAAGGAACTGAACGGCCTGAAGTACCGCATGCAGGTGTACGCCCAGGACTGCATGGGCTGCGGTTCGTGCGCCGACGTCTGCCCGGCCAAGAACAAGGCCCTGGTCATGAAGCCCATCGAAACCCAGATGGCCGACCAGGTTGCCAACCTTGCCTACGCCGACGCCAACGTCGCCATCAAGGACAGCCTGATGGCCCGCGACAGCCTGAAGGGCTCGCAGTTCCAGCAGCCGCTGATGGAATTCTCCGGCGCCTGCGCGGGCTGCGGTGAAACCCCGTACGTCAAGCTGCTTACCCAGATGTTCGGCGAACGCATGGTGGTGGCCAACGCCACCGGCTGCTCGTCCATCTGGGGCGCTTCCGCCCCCACCACGCCGTACACCACCAACAAGGACGGTCACGGCCCGGCCTGGGGCAACTCGCTGTTCGAAGACGCCGCCGAATTCGGCTTCGGCATGAGCATGGCCTACACCCAGCGCCGCGCCAAGCTGGCCGACGTGGTGGCCGAAGCCCTGACCCTGGACATCGACGCCGAACTGAAGGCCGCCCTTAAGGGCTGGCTGGACAACAAGGACGACGCCGACGGCTCCAAGAAGTTCGGCGAAGAAATCCTTGGCCTGCTCGGCGGCGCGGACGACCATCCGCTGCTGGACGAGCTGTGGCACATGAGCGACCTGTTCACCAAGAAGTCCGTGTGGATCTTCGGCGGTGACGGCTGGGCCTACGACATCGGCTACGGCGGCGTGGACCACGTGCTGGCCAGCGGCGAGGACATCAACATCCTGGTCATGGACACCGAAGTGTACTCCAACACCGGCGGCCAGGCCTCCAAGGCCACCCCGCTGGGCTCCATCGCCAAGTTCGCCGCCTCGGGCAAGAAGACCGGCAAGAAGGACCTTGGCCGCATGGCCATGACCTACGGCTACGTCTACGTCGCCTGCGTCTCCATGGGCGCCAACAAGCAGCAGGTGCTGAAGGCCTTCAAGGAAGCCGAAGCCTACAAGGGCCCCTCGCTGATCATCGCCTACGCCCCCTGCATCAACCAGGGCCTGCGCAAGGGCATGGGCAAGTCCATGGAGGAAGCCAAGATGGCCGTGGAATCCGGCTACTGGCCCCTGTACCGCTTCAACCCCGAACTTGCCGAAGAAGGCAAGAACCCGTTCGTGCTCGAATCGAAGGCGCCCAACGGCACCATGCAGGAATTCATGGCTGGTGAAACCCGCTACGCCGCCCTCGAAAAGATCGCTCCCGAAGAGTCCAAGCGCCTGCGCGCGGCCATCGAGAAGGAGTATAACGAACGCTTCCTGCTGCTGAAGCAGATCTCCGAAGCGCCCGCCGTTACCGCCCCCGCTGGCGAACCGGTGACCGTGGGAAACGGGGATAGCGGCTTCTGCGCCGTGACCGAAACGCCGGAACACGCCCGCCGCAAGGGCGGCGAAGCCTGCGACGACGGCCGGGCCGCTGAATAA
- a CDS encoding L-lactate permease, protein MSLELLALVALLPILVALVLMVGMRWPSTRAMPLAWLVCVLGAIGAWNLPVGYITALSLQGVVTAIGVLIIVFGAILILYTLKYSGGMETIQYGMQNISRDKRVQAIIIGYMFAAFIEGAAGFGTPAALAAPLLLSLGFPPLAAAVICLVFNSFPVSFGAVGTPILIGLKFLAPLTKDAVASGVALNFTDFGSFAKVIGQWATVMHGPMIFILPIFMLGFLTRFYGQKKSWAEGFAAWQFCVFAAVAFIVPYLTFAWLVGPEFPSLIGGLVGLGIIVAGAKKGFCVPKDTWDFGPQSTWEADWTGSIATNTSTEFKPHMSQFKAWLPYVLIGVILVITRIPELGLKGFLAAQKIPFTDILGYKGVSGSIDYLYLPGTIPFTLVALLTIALHGMSGSAAKQAWTESIAKMKAPTIALIFAVALVSIFRGSGVADAALNPNNYPSMPLAMAKTVAAFAGNAWPMLASYVGGLGAFITGSNTVSDLLFAEFQWGVAQQLHLPRQIIVAAQVAGGAMGNMVCIHNIVAVCAVTGLIGREGMILKRTFWPFALYGIVVGIVASVLSFGAYSNLF, encoded by the coding sequence ATGTCATTGGAACTGCTTGCATTGGTGGCACTGTTGCCCATCCTTGTGGCCCTGGTGCTCATGGTCGGCATGCGCTGGCCGTCCACCCGCGCCATGCCCCTGGCCTGGCTTGTCTGCGTACTCGGCGCCATCGGCGCCTGGAATCTCCCCGTGGGCTACATCACGGCCCTGTCGCTGCAGGGCGTGGTCACGGCCATCGGCGTGCTGATCATCGTGTTCGGGGCCATCCTCATCCTGTACACCCTGAAATACTCGGGCGGCATGGAAACCATCCAGTACGGAATGCAGAACATCAGCCGTGACAAGCGCGTGCAGGCGATCATCATCGGCTACATGTTCGCGGCCTTCATCGAAGGCGCCGCCGGCTTCGGCACGCCCGCCGCGCTGGCCGCTCCGCTGCTGCTGTCCCTCGGCTTCCCGCCGCTGGCCGCCGCCGTCATCTGCCTTGTGTTCAACTCGTTCCCCGTTTCGTTCGGTGCGGTGGGCACGCCCATCCTCATCGGCCTGAAGTTCCTTGCCCCGCTGACCAAGGACGCCGTGGCCAGCGGCGTGGCCCTGAACTTCACCGACTTCGGCTCCTTCGCCAAGGTCATCGGCCAGTGGGCCACCGTGATGCACGGCCCCATGATCTTCATCCTGCCCATCTTCATGCTGGGCTTCCTTACCCGTTTCTACGGCCAGAAGAAGTCGTGGGCCGAAGGCTTTGCCGCCTGGCAGTTCTGCGTGTTCGCGGCTGTCGCCTTCATCGTGCCCTACCTGACCTTCGCCTGGCTGGTGGGCCCCGAATTCCCGTCGCTGATCGGCGGCCTGGTGGGCCTTGGCATCATCGTGGCCGGCGCCAAGAAGGGCTTCTGCGTGCCCAAGGACACCTGGGACTTCGGCCCCCAGTCCACCTGGGAAGCTGACTGGACCGGCTCCATCGCCACCAACACCAGCACCGAATTCAAGCCGCACATGAGCCAGTTCAAGGCGTGGCTGCCCTACGTCCTCATCGGCGTCATCCTCGTCATCACCCGCATCCCCGAACTGGGCCTGAAGGGCTTCCTGGCCGCCCAGAAGATCCCCTTCACCGACATTCTCGGCTACAAGGGCGTTTCCGGCTCCATCGACTACCTGTACCTGCCCGGCACCATTCCCTTCACCCTGGTGGCCCTGCTGACCATCGCGCTGCACGGCATGAGCGGCTCCGCCGCCAAGCAGGCCTGGACGGAATCCATCGCCAAGATGAAGGCCCCCACCATCGCCCTGATCTTCGCGGTGGCCCTGGTGTCCATCTTCCGCGGTTCCGGCGTGGCCGATGCGGCCCTGAACCCCAACAACTACCCCTCCATGCCGCTGGCCATGGCCAAGACCGTTGCCGCCTTTGCGGGTAACGCCTGGCCCATGCTCGCCTCTTACGTGGGCGGCCTTGGCGCGTTCATCACCGGTTCGAACACCGTTTCGGACCTTCTGTTCGCCGAATTCCAGTGGGGCGTTGCGCAGCAGCTGCACCTGCCCCGTCAGATCATCGTGGCGGCCCAGGTGGCCGGCGGCGCCATGGGCAACATGGTGTGCATCCACAACATCGTCGCCGTTTGCGCCGTTACCGGCCTGATCGGCCGCGAGGGTATGATCCTGAAGCGCACCTTCTGGCCCTTCGCCCTCTACGGCATCGTCGTGGGCATCGTGGCCAGCGTGCTCTCCTTCGGGGCCTACTCCAACCTGTTCTAG
- a CDS encoding FAD-binding oxidoreductase, which produces MPSAALIKEFEAIVGKDNVFTSEADRQSYSYDSAVLEAVVPALVVRPTSTEQLGKVVRLCNENGSPITVRGAGTNLSGGTIPDPREGIVILTNSLNRIIEINEEDLYAVVEPGVVTAKFAAEVAKRGLFYPPDPGSQAVSTLGGNVAENAGGLRGLKYGVTKDYVMGIEFFDVNGGLVKTGSRTVKCVTGYNLAGLMVASEGTLGVFSNIVLKLVPPPQASKAMMAVFDDVNKASEAVAGIIAAHVVPCTLEFMDQATIRYVDDFTKAGLPRDAQAILLIEVDGHPGQVADDAEKVEKVLNKVGATEIKVAKDAAEKFKLWEARRNALPALARAKPTTVLEDATVPRSKIPAMVKAINDIAAKYNISIGTFGHAGDGNLHPTILCDRRDKHEFERVEQAVDEIFDVALSLHGTLSGEHGIGMAKSKWMEKETSKATIEFSRNMKRAIDPKYILNPGKIIGA; this is translated from the coding sequence ATGCCCAGTGCAGCCCTGATCAAGGAATTCGAAGCCATCGTCGGCAAGGACAACGTGTTCACCAGCGAGGCTGACCGCCAGTCGTACTCCTACGATTCCGCCGTGCTCGAAGCCGTGGTGCCCGCCCTGGTGGTGCGCCCCACCAGCACCGAACAGCTCGGCAAGGTCGTTCGCCTGTGCAACGAGAACGGCAGCCCCATCACCGTTCGCGGCGCGGGCACCAACCTTTCGGGCGGCACCATCCCCGACCCGCGTGAAGGCATCGTCATCCTGACCAACAGCCTGAACCGCATCATCGAAATCAACGAAGAAGACCTGTACGCCGTGGTCGAGCCCGGCGTGGTCACCGCCAAGTTCGCGGCCGAAGTGGCCAAGCGCGGCCTCTTCTACCCTCCGGATCCGGGTTCGCAGGCCGTTTCCACCCTTGGCGGCAACGTGGCCGAAAACGCCGGTGGCCTGCGCGGCCTGAAGTACGGCGTGACCAAGGACTACGTGATGGGGATCGAATTTTTCGACGTCAACGGCGGCCTGGTGAAGACCGGCTCGCGCACCGTCAAGTGCGTGACCGGCTACAACCTTGCCGGCCTGATGGTGGCGTCCGAAGGCACCCTTGGCGTGTTCAGCAACATCGTGCTCAAGCTGGTGCCGCCGCCGCAGGCCTCCAAGGCCATGATGGCCGTGTTCGACGACGTCAACAAGGCGTCGGAAGCGGTTGCCGGCATCATCGCCGCCCATGTGGTGCCCTGCACCCTGGAATTCATGGACCAGGCCACCATCCGCTACGTTGACGACTTCACCAAGGCCGGTCTGCCGCGCGACGCCCAGGCCATCCTGCTCATCGAGGTGGACGGCCACCCCGGCCAGGTCGCCGACGATGCCGAGAAGGTGGAAAAGGTGCTGAACAAGGTCGGCGCCACCGAAATCAAGGTGGCCAAGGACGCCGCCGAAAAGTTCAAGCTGTGGGAAGCCCGCCGCAACGCGCTGCCCGCCCTTGCCCGCGCCAAGCCCACCACCGTGCTTGAGGACGCCACCGTGCCGCGTTCCAAGATTCCCGCCATGGTCAAGGCCATCAACGACATCGCGGCCAAGTACAACATCTCCATCGGCACCTTCGGCCACGCTGGCGACGGCAACCTGCACCCGACCATTCTGTGCGACCGCCGCGACAAGCACGAGTTCGAGCGCGTGGAGCAGGCCGTGGACGAAATCTTCGACGTGGCCCTTTCGCTGCACGGCACCCTGTCGGGCGAGCACGGCATCGGCATGGCCAAGTCCAAGTGGATGGAGAAGGAAACCTCCAAGGCCACCATCGAGTTCTCGCGCAACATGAAGCGCGCCATCGACCCCAAGTACATCCTGAATCCCGGCAAGATCATCGGAGCCTAA
- a CDS encoding (Fe-S)-binding protein — MADLTKLAKLLQELDDQMVGCMKCGMCQAVCPVFAETMKEADVTRGKIALLENLAKEMIHDAAGVQEKLNKCLLCGSCGANCPSGVKVMDIFLRARVIVNTYMGLSPVKKAILRGMLTKPALFNALLDIGSKFQGIFTSKVDDLLGSSCSKVLSPVIGDRHFVGLAKTSLHSKIKALDTPAGKSGKRVAFFPGCLGDKMFVSVAEACLKVFEYHGVGVYMPEGQACCGIPAISSGDRVAYDKLVKINLDLFSKGNFDYLVTPCATCTATIKEIWPKLMEDYPAPMRDQIRALHDKVMDVNQFVVDVLGVAPEAPAKGGVKVTFHDSCHMKKSLGVTSQPRALIGMNPKYELVEMAECDRCCGSGGSFNLYHYDLSKQIGERKRDNILATGAQVVSTGCPACMLQITDMLSQHGAKVAVKHSIELYADSLR; from the coding sequence ATGGCAGACCTTACCAAACTCGCCAAGCTGCTTCAGGAGCTGGACGACCAGATGGTCGGCTGCATGAAGTGCGGCATGTGCCAGGCCGTCTGCCCCGTGTTTGCCGAGACCATGAAAGAGGCGGACGTGACGCGCGGCAAGATCGCGCTGCTCGAAAACCTGGCCAAGGAAATGATCCACGACGCGGCGGGCGTTCAGGAAAAGCTGAACAAGTGTCTGCTGTGCGGCTCGTGCGGGGCCAACTGCCCCTCGGGCGTCAAGGTCATGGACATCTTCCTGCGTGCCCGTGTCATCGTGAACACCTACATGGGGCTCTCGCCGGTCAAGAAGGCCATCCTGCGCGGCATGCTGACCAAGCCCGCCCTGTTCAACGCCCTGCTGGACATCGGTTCGAAGTTCCAGGGCATCTTCACCAGCAAGGTGGACGACCTGCTCGGCTCCTCCTGCTCCAAGGTACTGTCGCCCGTCATCGGCGACCGTCACTTCGTGGGGCTGGCCAAGACCTCGCTGCACAGCAAGATCAAGGCGCTGGACACCCCGGCGGGCAAGAGCGGCAAGCGCGTCGCCTTCTTCCCGGGCTGTCTCGGCGACAAGATGTTCGTCAGCGTGGCAGAAGCCTGCCTGAAGGTGTTCGAATACCACGGCGTTGGCGTGTACATGCCCGAAGGCCAGGCCTGCTGCGGCATCCCCGCCATCTCGTCGGGCGACCGCGTTGCCTACGACAAGCTGGTCAAGATCAACCTCGACCTGTTCTCCAAGGGCAACTTCGACTACCTGGTGACCCCGTGCGCCACCTGCACCGCCACCATCAAGGAAATCTGGCCCAAGCTCATGGAGGACTACCCGGCCCCCATGCGCGACCAGATCCGCGCCCTGCACGACAAGGTCATGGACGTGAACCAGTTCGTGGTGGACGTGCTGGGCGTTGCGCCCGAGGCCCCGGCCAAGGGCGGCGTGAAGGTGACCTTCCACGATTCCTGTCACATGAAGAAGTCGCTCGGCGTCACCTCGCAGCCGCGCGCCCTCATCGGCATGAACCCCAAGTACGAACTGGTGGAAATGGCCGAATGCGACCGCTGCTGCGGTTCGGGCGGCAGCTTCAACCTGTACCACTACGACCTGTCCAAGCAGATCGGCGAGCGCAAGCGCGACAACATCCTGGCCACCGGCGCCCAGGTGGTGTCCACCGGCTGCCCCGCATGCATGCTGCAGATAACCGACATGCTCTCGCAGCATGGGGCCAAGGTGGCGGTGAAGCACTCCATCGAACTGTACGCGGATTCGCTGCGCTAG